One Brachybacterium aquaticum genomic region harbors:
- a CDS encoding fibronectin type III-like domain-contianing protein, translated as MLVGYRGFDARGVEVAFPFGHGLSYTSFEYGEPAVEAAPDGALTVTVPVTNTGAVAGREVVQVYVGLADSIAQRAPRELKGFALLDLAPGATGEPRIEIPAEDLAYWDVRVDRWVLEGGTYTVEVGASSRDLRGRVEIALEGEEVGLPLSLDSTIDEVLADPVVGPKLREAMDDSFDDSFLRMMGSIPVGRLEGVPLPHDEMVRLLAQ; from the coding sequence GTGCTGGTCGGCTACCGCGGCTTCGACGCCCGCGGCGTCGAGGTCGCCTTCCCCTTCGGCCACGGCCTGTCCTACACGAGCTTCGAATACGGCGAGCCCGCCGTCGAGGCGGCGCCGGACGGTGCGCTCACCGTCACCGTCCCGGTCACCAACACCGGCGCGGTCGCCGGGCGGGAGGTCGTGCAGGTCTACGTGGGCCTCGCGGACTCGATCGCCCAGCGCGCCCCGCGCGAGCTGAAGGGCTTCGCGCTCCTCGACCTCGCCCCCGGCGCGACCGGCGAGCCGCGGATCGAGATCCCCGCCGAGGACCTCGCCTACTGGGACGTGCGCGTGGACCGGTGGGTGCTCGAGGGCGGGACGTACACGGTCGAGGTCGGCGCGTCGAGCCGCGATCTGCGCGGACGCGTCGAGATCGCGCTTGAGGGCGAGGAGGTCGGGCTGCCGCTCAGCCTCGATTCGACGATCGACGAGGTCCTCGCCGATCCCGTCGTCGGGCCGAAGCTGCGCGAGGCGATGGACGACAGCTTCGACGACTCGTTCCTGCGGATGATGGGCTCCATCCCCGTCGGCCGCCTCGAGGGCGTCCCGCTCCCCCACGACGAGATGGTGCGCCTGCTCGCGCAGTGA
- a CDS encoding excinuclease ABC subunit UvrA: MARSTPDQPGQPNLIAVRGARVHNLRGVDVDVPLRSMVGVAGVSGSGKSSLALGVLYAEGSRRYIEALSTYTRRRMAQSPRAAVDSVEHVPVALALRQRPAVPGVRSTFGTSTELLNVLRLMFSRLASHTCPNGHRIPPTIDVAAEAAINCPECGAVVHAPSAEELSFNSAGACPTCEGIGTVRTVDDAALVPDPSLTLDEGAVAPWQMFGFNVQPDIVREFGVRTDVPWQDLREDERQIVLDGPEEKKHITVTSVKGLHELDFTFRNARLTVTKELERADTEKRLSRVSRFLHEGQCPDCRGSRLRPEALLPRIGELDLAAATALSLGDVLAWVADIPASLPAEMREMADALAETFTAMARRLVELGLGYLTLDRAGATLSTGERQRVQLARAVRNRTTGVLYVLDEPSIGLHPANLDGLLGVMRDLLADGNSVVFVDHDVQLLREADHLIEMGPGAGTEGGQVIAEAAPAALAEEPDSLLAPFLTGDADTPAPQPLPDRGTLHLETGPLHTVHPLEVDVPLGALTAVTGVSGSGKTTLVLESLVPALLARADGGALPAHVTALDAPEGLAVHVVDETPIGQNVRSTVATYSGVMDALRKAYAATDQAHEDGLNASDFSHNTGSLACPRCEGTGEVSLDVQFLPDVDIVCPECEGGRFAPASERYLRRGLSLPALLGRTVRDALTLTEDLPAVHRKLVRLDELGLGYLTLGEATPALSGGEAQRLKLVGRLHRDQSDAVFVLDEPSVGLHPLDVRTLHGVLRRLTERGATVLLIEHDLDLIAAADHVIDMGPGGGEAGGRIVATGTPQEVAAAEGSVTGRYLAGHLAGHLAGHPDQR; the protein is encoded by the coding sequence ATGGCCCGCAGCACCCCCGACCAGCCCGGACAGCCCAACCTCATCGCCGTGCGCGGCGCCCGCGTGCACAACCTCCGCGGCGTCGACGTCGACGTGCCGCTGCGCTCCATGGTCGGCGTCGCCGGGGTGTCCGGCTCCGGCAAGTCCTCCCTCGCCCTCGGGGTGCTCTACGCCGAGGGGTCCAGGCGCTACATCGAGGCGCTGTCGACCTACACCAGGCGCCGCATGGCGCAGTCGCCGCGCGCCGCGGTGGACTCGGTCGAGCACGTCCCCGTCGCGCTCGCCCTGCGCCAGCGTCCGGCCGTGCCCGGGGTGCGCAGCACCTTCGGCACCTCGACGGAGCTGCTGAACGTACTGCGGCTGATGTTCTCGCGCCTGGCCTCCCACACCTGCCCGAACGGCCACCGGATCCCGCCCACGATCGACGTGGCCGCCGAGGCGGCGATAAACTGCCCCGAGTGCGGGGCGGTCGTCCACGCCCCGAGCGCCGAGGAGCTCTCCTTCAACTCCGCCGGTGCCTGCCCCACCTGCGAGGGGATCGGGACCGTGCGGACCGTCGACGACGCGGCGCTCGTCCCGGACCCCAGCCTCACCCTCGACGAGGGTGCGGTCGCGCCCTGGCAGATGTTCGGCTTCAACGTCCAGCCCGACATCGTGCGCGAGTTCGGGGTGCGCACCGACGTGCCCTGGCAGGACCTGCGCGAGGACGAGCGGCAGATCGTCCTGGACGGGCCCGAGGAGAAGAAGCACATCACCGTCACCTCGGTGAAGGGCCTGCACGAGCTCGACTTCACCTTCCGCAATGCCCGGCTCACCGTCACGAAGGAGCTCGAGCGCGCCGACACCGAGAAGCGCCTCTCCCGCGTCTCCCGCTTCCTGCACGAGGGGCAGTGCCCCGACTGCCGCGGCAGCCGGCTGCGCCCCGAGGCGCTCCTGCCGCGGATCGGCGAGCTCGACCTCGCCGCCGCCACCGCTCTGTCGCTGGGCGACGTGCTCGCCTGGGTCGCGGACATCCCCGCCTCCCTGCCCGCGGAGATGCGCGAGATGGCGGACGCGCTCGCGGAGACCTTCACCGCGATGGCGCGGCGCCTGGTCGAGCTCGGTCTCGGATACCTGACCCTGGACCGCGCCGGCGCCACCCTCTCCACCGGCGAGCGCCAGCGCGTCCAGCTCGCCCGCGCCGTCCGCAACCGCACCACCGGGGTGCTCTACGTGCTCGACGAGCCGTCGATCGGCCTGCACCCCGCGAACCTCGACGGGCTGCTCGGCGTCATGCGCGACCTCCTGGCCGACGGGAACTCGGTGGTCTTCGTCGACCACGACGTCCAGCTGCTGCGCGAGGCGGACCACCTCATCGAGATGGGGCCCGGCGCCGGCACCGAGGGCGGGCAGGTCATCGCCGAGGCGGCCCCCGCCGCGCTCGCCGAGGAACCGGACTCCCTGCTCGCCCCCTTCCTCACCGGCGACGCCGACACCCCCGCGCCGCAGCCGCTCCCGGACCGCGGGACGCTGCACCTGGAGACGGGCCCGCTCCACACCGTCCACCCCCTCGAGGTCGACGTGCCGCTCGGGGCGCTCACCGCCGTCACCGGCGTCTCCGGCTCCGGCAAGACCACACTCGTGCTCGAGTCGCTCGTGCCGGCGCTCCTCGCCCGGGCCGACGGAGGCGCCCTCCCCGCCCACGTGACCGCGCTGGACGCCCCGGAGGGCCTCGCCGTCCACGTGGTCGACGAGACCCCGATCGGCCAGAACGTCCGCTCCACCGTCGCCACCTACTCCGGTGTCATGGACGCACTGCGGAAGGCCTACGCCGCGACGGATCAGGCGCACGAGGACGGCCTGAACGCCTCGGACTTCTCCCACAACACCGGCTCGCTCGCCTGCCCCCGCTGCGAGGGGACCGGGGAGGTGTCCCTGGACGTGCAGTTCCTTCCCGACGTGGACATCGTCTGCCCCGAGTGCGAGGGAGGACGCTTCGCCCCTGCGTCCGAGCGGTACCTCCGCCGCGGGCTGTCTCTGCCCGCGCTGCTGGGCCGCACCGTCCGCGACGCGCTCACCCTCACCGAGGACCTCCCTGCCGTGCATCGCAAGCTCGTCCGGCTCGACGAGCTGGGGCTCGGCTACCTCACCCTCGGCGAGGCCACCCCGGCGCTCTCGGGCGGCGAGGCGCAGCGGCTCAAGCTCGTCGGCCGCCTCCACCGCGACCAGAGCGATGCGGTGTTCGTGCTCGACGAGCCGAGCGTGGGCCTGCACCCCCTGGACGTGCGCACCCTGCACGGGGTTCTGCGCCGCCTCACGGAGCGCGGCGCGACCGTGCTGCTCATCGAGCACGACCTCGACCTCATCGCCGCCGCCGACCACGTCATCGACATGGGCCCGGGCGGCGGCGAGGCCGGTGGGCGCATCGTCGCCACCGGCACCCCGCAGGAGGTCGCGGCGGCGGAGGGCTCCGTCACCGGGCGCTATCTCGCTGGGCATCTCGCAGGACACCTCGCCGGCCACCCCGACCAGCGCTGA
- a CDS encoding carbohydrate ABC transporter permease, producing MQSTAAIEQFAGKGAARAARRRLKGGGGVDARPRWWNYALLALVLLISIFPLYYALLLASSDAGSIARNPIPSLLPQGNLLANLGEVIASDIDFWSAMANSVLVATVTSLSVVFFATLAGFAFSKLRFRGRRALLLFVIATMAVPVQLGVIPLFILMARMGWVGDLRAVIVPGLVTAFGVFWMTQYLDDALPFELIEAARVDGCNLIRTYWHVALPAARGAGAMLFLFTFVGSWTNFFWPFIILRGDSLTLPVALQQLQASYFKDYSLIMSGVVVSVIPLLLLFLIAGRQLVSGIMQGAVKG from the coding sequence ATGCAGTCGACCGCCGCCATCGAGCAGTTCGCCGGGAAGGGCGCCGCCCGTGCCGCCCGCCGCCGCCTGAAGGGCGGGGGCGGGGTGGACGCCCGCCCTCGCTGGTGGAACTACGCCCTGCTCGCCCTCGTCCTCCTGATCTCGATCTTCCCGCTCTACTACGCGCTGCTGCTGGCCTCCTCCGACGCCGGCTCCATCGCCCGCAACCCCATCCCCTCTCTCCTCCCGCAGGGGAACCTGCTGGCGAACCTCGGGGAGGTCATCGCCTCCGACATCGACTTCTGGTCCGCCATGGCGAACTCGGTGCTGGTGGCGACCGTGACCTCGCTGTCGGTCGTGTTCTTCGCGACCCTCGCCGGCTTCGCCTTCTCCAAGCTGCGCTTCCGGGGCCGACGCGCCCTGCTGCTCTTCGTCATCGCGACGATGGCGGTGCCCGTGCAGCTGGGCGTCATCCCGCTGTTCATCCTCATGGCACGGATGGGCTGGGTGGGGGACCTGCGGGCCGTGATCGTACCGGGGCTGGTCACCGCCTTCGGCGTGTTCTGGATGACCCAGTACCTCGACGACGCGCTGCCCTTCGAGCTGATCGAGGCGGCGCGCGTGGACGGCTGCAACCTGATCCGCACCTACTGGCACGTGGCGCTGCCGGCCGCCCGCGGGGCCGGGGCGATGCTGTTCCTGTTCACCTTCGTGGGCTCCTGGACCAACTTCTTCTGGCCCTTCATCATCCTGCGCGGCGACAGCCTCACCCTGCCGGTGGCGCTGCAGCAGCTGCAGGCCTCCTACTTCAAGGACTACTCGCTGATCATGTCCGGCGTGGTCGTCTCCGTGATCCCGCTGCTGCTGCTGTTCCTGATCGCGGGCCGCCAGCTCGTCAGTGGCATCATGCAGGGCGCGGTGAAGGGGTGA
- a CDS encoding endonuclease III encodes MTRPSLPADADLRALHDELRDRHGPQGWWWPGEEPFEIALGAVLVQRSRWEQAAAALSALEEAGLRAASALASADEERVRTLVRPAGFPRTKPGRVLALARWWDARAEAARGLDDAALRAELRGVEGIGEETADAICLYCFERPTFLCDEYARRLLAGRGIEVPRSYAAFARAIAPAVQEAAFSVAELAELHGLIVEEGKLSAGRGGRRGVLRDAQRDSAR; translated from the coding sequence ATGACCCGCCCGTCCCTGCCCGCCGACGCCGACCTGCGCGCCCTGCATGACGAGCTGCGCGACCGGCACGGCCCGCAGGGCTGGTGGTGGCCCGGCGAGGAGCCCTTCGAGATCGCGCTCGGCGCGGTGCTCGTCCAGCGCTCCCGCTGGGAGCAGGCCGCCGCGGCCCTCTCCGCGCTCGAGGAGGCAGGGCTTCGCGCGGCCTCGGCGCTCGCGTCGGCCGACGAGGAGCGCGTGCGCACGCTCGTGCGCCCCGCGGGCTTCCCGCGCACCAAGCCGGGCCGCGTGCTCGCCCTCGCCCGCTGGTGGGACGCGCGTGCGGAGGCGGCGCGGGGTCTCGACGATGCGGCGCTGCGCGCCGAGCTGCGCGGGGTCGAGGGGATCGGCGAGGAGACGGCCGACGCGATCTGCCTGTACTGCTTCGAGCGGCCGACGTTCCTGTGCGACGAGTACGCGCGCCGCCTGCTCGCCGGGCGCGGGATCGAGGTGCCCCGCAGCTATGCGGCCTTCGCCCGGGCGATCGCGCCCGCCGTCCAGGAGGCCGCGTTCTCCGTCGCCGAGCTCGCGGAGCTCCACGGGCTGATCGTCGAGGAGGGGAAGCTCAGCGCTGGTCGGGGTGGCCGGCGAGGTGTCCTGCGAGATGCCCAGCGAGATAGCGCCCGGTGA
- a CDS encoding carbohydrate ABC transporter permease: protein MNLRSLLARLDTRVTPYLFISPFFLLFLLVGLFPILYTAFVSLHDWDLIRGQGDFVGLANYEFVLGTDSFYKALRNTFSIFLLSSVPQVVAAILIAYVLDANLRAKTFWRMGVLVPYIVAPVAVSLIFAKIFADQSGLVNNLLMGVGLPAIGWHSDALASHVAIATMVNFRWTGYNALIFLAAMQAIPREIYEAAIIDGTGRMRRFLHVTVPMLRPTIIFVVITSTIGGLQIFDEPRMFDTTGLGGASRQWMTMTMYLYELGWGPQVSFGRASAVAWLLFLIIIAIGILNFLITRRIATAGGPAKRAR from the coding sequence GTGAACCTCCGCAGTCTGCTCGCCCGGCTCGACACCCGGGTGACCCCGTACCTGTTCATCAGCCCCTTCTTCCTCCTGTTCCTGCTGGTGGGGCTGTTCCCGATCCTGTACACGGCCTTCGTGTCCCTGCACGACTGGGACCTGATCCGCGGCCAGGGCGACTTCGTGGGGCTGGCGAACTACGAGTTCGTGCTCGGCACCGACAGCTTCTACAAGGCGCTGCGCAACACGTTCTCGATCTTCCTGCTCTCCTCCGTGCCGCAGGTGGTCGCCGCGATCCTCATCGCCTACGTGCTGGACGCGAACCTGCGCGCGAAGACCTTCTGGCGGATGGGGGTGCTGGTGCCGTACATCGTCGCCCCCGTCGCCGTGTCGCTGATCTTCGCGAAGATCTTCGCGGACCAGTCGGGCCTGGTGAACAACCTCCTGATGGGGGTGGGCCTGCCCGCGATCGGCTGGCACAGCGACGCCCTGGCCTCCCACGTCGCGATCGCGACCATGGTCAACTTCCGCTGGACCGGGTACAACGCCCTGATCTTCCTCGCGGCCATGCAGGCGATCCCGCGGGAGATCTACGAGGCCGCGATCATCGACGGGACCGGGCGCATGCGCCGCTTCCTGCACGTCACCGTGCCGATGCTGCGTCCCACGATCATCTTCGTGGTCATCACCTCCACCATCGGCGGCCTGCAGATCTTCGACGAGCCGCGGATGTTCGACACCACCGGGCTCGGCGGCGCCTCCCGGCAGTGGATGACCATGACGATGTATCTCTACGAGCTCGGCTGGGGGCCGCAGGTCTCCTTCGGCCGCGCCTCGGCCGTGGCCTGGCTGCTGTTCCTGATCATCATCGCGATCGGCATCCTCAACTTCCTCATCACCCGACGGATCGCGACCGCGGGCGGCCCCGCGAAGCGCGCGCGGTAA
- a CDS encoding LacI family DNA-binding transcriptional regulator: protein MRGEHAMAERISGGPTLEDVARVAGVSRATVSRVVRGDVKVRADKVADVERAVHELGYVPNSAARSLASRRTGAVALVVPEHESRVFTDPFLVTAISGVSAGLEPGDEQLLLLLSRPEDHSRTRRFLRGGHADGLLVVSHHEGDLSVEVLQEATVPVVFIGRPPEGHPAPFVDLDNVEGGRLAARHLVARGRRRIALIGGPPDMPASRDRREGFLAELAAAGLAPVLESSGDFTLASGEREAAALLSADTPFDAVFACSDLMAIGALKRLEARGLRVPEDVAVMGFDDIASASDEAISLSTVVNPGRELAERAATMLLGLIAGTGSAEQVVLAPRLEARRTT from the coding sequence GTGAGAGGAGAGCACGCGATGGCGGAGCGGATCAGCGGCGGTCCGACGCTCGAGGACGTGGCGCGGGTCGCCGGGGTGTCCCGGGCGACGGTCTCGCGCGTGGTGCGCGGGGACGTGAAGGTGCGGGCCGACAAGGTCGCCGACGTGGAGCGGGCGGTGCACGAGCTCGGCTACGTGCCCAACAGCGCCGCGCGGAGCCTCGCGAGCCGCCGCACCGGCGCGGTCGCGCTCGTCGTCCCCGAGCACGAGTCGCGCGTGTTCACCGATCCCTTCCTCGTCACCGCGATCTCCGGGGTCTCCGCCGGGCTCGAGCCCGGCGACGAGCAGCTGCTCCTGCTGCTCTCGAGGCCCGAGGACCACAGCCGCACCCGCCGCTTCCTGCGCGGGGGCCATGCCGACGGGCTTCTGGTCGTCTCCCATCACGAGGGCGACCTGTCGGTCGAGGTGCTGCAGGAGGCGACGGTGCCGGTGGTGTTCATCGGCCGACCGCCTGAAGGGCATCCCGCCCCGTTCGTCGATCTCGACAACGTCGAGGGCGGGCGGCTCGCCGCCCGGCACCTGGTCGCGCGGGGCCGACGGCGGATCGCGCTGATCGGCGGGCCGCCGGACATGCCCGCCTCGCGGGACCGTCGCGAGGGCTTCCTCGCCGAGCTCGCCGCCGCGGGCCTCGCCCCGGTGCTCGAGTCCAGCGGCGACTTCACCCTCGCCTCGGGGGAGCGGGAGGCCGCCGCGCTCCTCTCCGCGGACACCCCGTTCGACGCCGTCTTCGCCTGCAGCGACCTCATGGCGATCGGCGCGCTGAAGCGGCTCGAGGCGAGGGGGCTGCGCGTCCCCGAGGACGTGGCGGTGATGGGCTTCGACGACATCGCCTCCGCGTCCGACGAGGCGATCTCCCTGTCCACCGTGGTGAACCCCGGCCGGGAGCTCGCCGAGCGCGCCGCGACCATGCTGCTCGGTCTCATCGCCGGCACGGGCTCCGCGGAGCAGGTGGTGCTCGCGCCCCGCCTCGAGGCGCGACGCACCACCTGA
- a CDS encoding SDR family NAD(P)-dependent oxidoreductase, whose product MAARAAGQTDYAGSKFAAVGFTEALRAELRQQDSGVTTLLVAPFYIATGMFQGVTPRFPRLLPILDPDDVATRVLDAIESGREQLIMPLMASLVPAGRILPVRLFDRAMDFYGVNRSMAGVTGRGARPYRDLPA is encoded by the coding sequence GTGGCGGCGCGCGCGGCGGGGCAGACCGACTACGCAGGCAGCAAGTTCGCCGCCGTCGGCTTCACCGAGGCGCTGCGCGCGGAGCTGCGCCAGCAGGACAGCGGCGTCACGACGCTGCTGGTCGCCCCGTTCTACATCGCCACCGGCATGTTCCAGGGCGTCACCCCCCGCTTCCCGCGCCTGTTGCCGATCCTCGATCCGGACGACGTCGCCACCCGCGTGCTCGACGCGATCGAGTCCGGGCGCGAGCAGCTGATCATGCCACTCATGGCCAGCCTCGTGCCCGCCGGGCGGATCCTCCCCGTGCGGCTCTTCGATCGGGCGATGGACTTCTACGGCGTGAACCGGTCGATGGCAGGCGTCACCGGGCGCGGTGCGAGACCTTATCGAGACCTTCCCGCATAG
- a CDS encoding ABC transporter substrate-binding protein: MKFTRRTALTATAATAATAAIAGCGGSSGSSSDGGGDGNIELTVATFNEFGYEDLFTQYEEENPGVKITHKKAATADDARANLMTGLAAGSGLADVEGVEVGWWAELLQYSDVFEDLADPAVEGRWLDWKTEAATVDGKLIGYGTDIGPEAIAYRADLFEKAGLPTDRTEVAELLTGDWATYFDAGRQFVEATGIPWFDGAGGTYNGMVQQLTYPYEGEDGAPIPLAENADVKAIYDQLVEYKEISAGLTQWSEDWTAAFQNDGFATMLCPPWMMGPLSGNADGVEGWDIAGVFPGGGGNWGGSYLAVPSQGKNIEEAKKLAAWLTAPDQQIKAFEAVGAFPSQVEALEAEEVTSLTNPFFNDAPVGQIYSERATAIDVQPVMGPNFFVINTVVADAITRWDADGADPAGSWDQALSAYDELGLD; encoded by the coding sequence ATGAAGTTCACGCGCCGCACCGCCCTGACCGCCACCGCCGCCACTGCCGCCACCGCCGCGATCGCGGGCTGCGGCGGATCCTCCGGCTCCTCGAGCGACGGGGGAGGGGACGGGAACATCGAGCTGACCGTCGCCACCTTCAACGAGTTCGGCTACGAGGACCTCTTCACCCAGTACGAGGAGGAGAACCCGGGGGTGAAGATCACCCACAAGAAGGCCGCGACCGCGGACGACGCCCGCGCGAACCTCATGACGGGCCTCGCCGCCGGCAGCGGGCTCGCCGACGTCGAGGGCGTGGAGGTGGGCTGGTGGGCGGAGCTGCTGCAGTACTCCGACGTATTCGAGGACCTCGCCGACCCCGCCGTCGAGGGGCGCTGGCTGGACTGGAAGACCGAGGCCGCCACCGTCGACGGCAAGCTCATCGGCTACGGCACCGACATCGGCCCCGAGGCGATCGCCTACCGCGCGGACCTCTTCGAGAAGGCCGGACTGCCCACCGACCGCACCGAGGTCGCCGAGCTCCTCACGGGCGACTGGGCCACCTACTTCGACGCCGGACGGCAGTTCGTCGAGGCCACCGGCATCCCGTGGTTCGACGGCGCGGGCGGCACCTACAACGGCATGGTCCAGCAGCTCACCTACCCCTACGAGGGTGAGGACGGAGCCCCGATCCCGCTGGCCGAGAACGCCGACGTCAAGGCGATCTACGACCAGCTCGTGGAGTACAAGGAGATCTCCGCCGGCCTCACCCAATGGTCGGAGGACTGGACCGCCGCCTTCCAGAACGACGGCTTCGCGACCATGCTCTGCCCGCCGTGGATGATGGGTCCGCTGTCCGGCAACGCCGACGGCGTCGAGGGCTGGGACATCGCCGGCGTCTTCCCGGGCGGCGGCGGCAACTGGGGCGGCTCCTACCTCGCCGTGCCCAGCCAGGGCAAGAACATCGAGGAGGCGAAGAAGCTCGCCGCCTGGCTCACCGCCCCCGATCAGCAGATCAAGGCCTTCGAGGCCGTCGGCGCCTTCCCCAGCCAGGTCGAGGCCCTCGAGGCCGAGGAGGTCACGAGCCTGACCAATCCCTTCTTCAACGACGCGCCCGTCGGCCAGATCTACTCCGAGCGCGCCACCGCGATCGACGTGCAGCCGGTCATGGGGCCGAACTTCTTCGTCATCAACACGGTGGTCGCCGATGCGATCACCCGCTGGGACGCGGACGGCGCGGACCCGGCCGGGTCCTGGGACCAGGCGCTGTCGGCCTACGACGAGCTCGGCCTGGACTGA
- a CDS encoding GyrI-like domain-containing protein codes for MVPPLEGLWWADDMEAFTRSRDKDRWQWSLLLMTPDWLTAEHVDAVREGSALEWSLIDEGRCLQTLHLGPYDDEGPLLARLHEEEIPARGLAMRGLHHEIYLGDPRRTAPDRLRTILRQPVRADSSLPASPGHPPRRRSTLVA; via the coding sequence GTGGTCCCACCGCTCGAGGGTCTGTGGTGGGCGGACGACATGGAGGCCTTCACCCGCTCGCGGGACAAGGACCGCTGGCAGTGGTCCCTGCTGCTCATGACCCCCGACTGGCTCACCGCCGAGCACGTCGACGCGGTGCGCGAGGGCTCGGCCCTGGAGTGGTCGCTGATCGACGAGGGGCGCTGCCTGCAGACCCTCCATCTCGGACCCTACGACGACGAGGGCCCGCTGCTCGCCCGCCTGCACGAGGAGGAGATCCCGGCGCGGGGCCTCGCGATGCGGGGCCTGCACCACGAGATCTACCTCGGCGATCCGCGCCGCACCGCCCCGGACCGGCTGCGCACGATCCTGCGGCAGCCGGTGCGGGCTGATTCCTCCCTCCCCGCGAGTCCCGGCCATCCGCCCAGGCGGAGGAGCACGCTGGTCGCATGA